The Burkholderia ambifaria AMMD genome contains the following window.
AAGGACGCAGCCCACGGGGATGACCGGCGGGACGGGCAGCAAGCACTGCCCGGGTCCGACCGGCAGGGCCGTCGTCGTCGGATCGTCGGGGCACCGGCGAAGTCCGGTTGCCGGCACAAGCAACGGCACGAATACGGGGTAGAAAAAATGATGAACGATCGCCAAACGACGCGGCCGGCCAGCCGCGAACGCAATGATTCGACCCATCGCCGGGCGTCCGCGCATCTTGCCGCCGGCCGGCATGCGTCGACAGGCCATCTCTGCGCGCCCGGTGCGCGGCGGATCCGGCTGATACCCGGTCATCCGCGCCGGGCCGGTACTTTTTCGCTGGCCAACCGGATCCGCCAGGGTATGTGCACCCGCGCGCCGGTTCGGCTGCGCCCGCTCTTCGCGTATTGACGTCGCACGCGGGCCATCGCCCGCGGAAGTCAGCGGTTTGCAATCCGGATGAAACGCGGGTTCAGGCGGTGCGGTATCAGGCGGGGCAGTATCAGGCGATACGACACGGTCGATGAAACCGGCGCGACGGCAAACGTCAGGGAGGCGTCGCCGTCCGGCGCTTGGGGGAGGGGCGGTCCGGCCGCGCGCGACGGGCATCACACCCGTCGCGCGCGACGCCGCTTCAGCCGCCGTAGATATCGAAGTCGAAGTACTTCGACGCGAGCCGCTTGTAGGTGCCGTCCTTGACCATGTCGAGGATCGCGCGGTCGATCTTCGCCTTCAGGTCGGTGTCTTCCTTGCGCAGCCCGATGCCGGCGCCGATGCCGAGCACCTTCTCGTCGATGAGTTCGGGCCCGACGAACTGGTAGCCCGCGCCGCGCGGCGACTTCAGGAACCCGATCGCGGCCTGCACCTCGTCCTGCAGCGCGGCGTCCAGGCGGCCCGACGTGAGGTCCGCATACACGCCGTCCTGGTTCTGGTACGACACGACGTTCGCGCCTTGCTTCGCCCAGTACGCCTTCGCATACGCTTCCTGCGTCGTGCCTTGCTCGACGCCGATCGACTTGCCCTTCAGCGATTCGGCCGTCGGCAGCAGCGATGAACCCTTCTTCACGACGAGCCGCGTCGGCTGGTTGTAGATCTTCGTCGTGAAGCCGATCTGTTCCGCGCGTTGCGGCGTGATCGACATCGACGACAGCACCGCGTCGAACTTCTTCGCCTTCAGCGCCGGGATCATGCCGTCGAAATCGTTCTCCAGCCACACGCACTTCGCCTTCAGCCGCGCGCAGATTTCGTTGCCGAGATCGATGTCGAAGCCGACGAGCTTGCCGTCGGGCGCCTTCGATTCGAACGGTGCATAGCTGGCGTCGGTGCCGAAGCGCAGCGTGGTCCAGTCCTTCGCGGCGGCGGGACCCGCCGATACCGCGAGCAGGGCGATCGAAACGGCGGCAATCAGTCTCTTCATGATGGTTCCTTGGCGTGGTCTATCCGGTTCTCGGCGACTCGGTTGCTGTAGATACGCACCGCGTGGCGATGCGCTGTCCGCACGGCCATTAACGCAGAAAATAAAATATTCGTCCAGAATGGACAAAAAATATCGTCTTGTCGAAGGAAATGCCGATGTCGGGGGACGACCCTTGCAAAAATACCGAAATGGACTAATCTTGTTAGTGAATTCATTTCGAGACTAACGCTCATGACACAGCCCGCCTTCGATCCGTATTCCGCCCCGCGGCAGGCTTCGGTCGCGCAGATGTCGGCGGCCGGCCTGCGTGCGTTCTTCAACATCGCGCGCGACTGGGAGCTGACGATCGACGAACAGATCGTGCTGCTCGGGTCGCCCGGCCGTTCGACGTTCTTCAAGTGGAAGGCAGCGCCGGAATCGGCGCGCCTGCCGCGCGACACGCTCGAGCGGCTATCGCTGCTGCTCGGCATCTACAAGGCGCTGCAGATCCTGCTGCCGCAGCCGGCTGCCGCCGATACCTGGGTCAAGCGGCCCAACGACGCCGCGCCGTTCGGCGGCAAGCGCGCGCTCGACCGGATGCTCGCCGGCAACGTCGGCGATCTGGTCGCCGTCCGGCAATATCTCGACGCGATGCGAGGTGGCTGGGCGTGACGATGCCGATCGAAGCGCAATCCTGGCCCACGACCGTCGTCGACTGGGCGCCTGCCTATCGCGTGATTCCCACCCGTTTCCCCGCCATCAACCTGTTCGATCGCGTCGCGTCCGCGGAGGATTTCGATGCGCTCTATGCGCTCGAATCGCTGACGAACGACCGCATCCGCAACGAAGTCGGCACGCTCGAGCTCGTGCCGCCGGCCGAGCGTCGCTACGGCCAGGGCTGGGGGCCGATCATGGCCGCGTTCACCCACCTGAATCCGCAGGGCAGCCGCTTTTCCGACGGCAGCTACGGCGTGTTCTACTGCGGGCGGTCGCGCGATACGGCGATCGCCGAAACGCGCTATCACAGCGGGCTGTTCATGTCCGCGACGAAGGAGCCGCCGATGCGCCAGCAGATGCGGCTCTACACGGTGTACGCGCACGGCGAAGTCGCCGACGTGCGCACATGGCCGCAGCGCAGCCCGGCGCTGCTCGATCCGCTCGACTACAGCGCGGGGCAGGCGCTCGGGCGCGCGGTGCGCCATGCGGGCGGCGCGGGCATCGTCTATCCGTCGGTGCGCGACGCAGGCGGCGAATGTCTCGCGGCGTTTCGCACGACGCTGCTGCGCGACTGTCATCACGCGGCGTATCTCGAATACAACTGGAACGGTTCCGCGATCGATGCGGTGTTCGAGTTGAACCAGGTGGGCTAGCGGGGGAGGCTCGCGCGGGCAAACGCGTGCGCGTGCTTCCGCCAAGCCGTTGCCGGCCTACGGCAGCGGCAACTCGCCCGCGTGACGGGCGCGCGCGTCGGCCTGGGTGAGCGACCACATGTCGCCCGTGCGCGGTTCGACGATCGTCAGGCGTCCGGACGGTGCGAAAGCGCCGGTATCGATGAACCATTGCGCGCCGATGCGCTGCGGCGCGCGCACGGGCGTATGACCGGTGCAGGTCAGCGACAGGCCGGCCTGCAGCGCCGGGTCGGCGAGCCCCTGGACCAGGTCGCGCCCCCACATCAGCCGCTCGCGCACGTCGTGCGAATAGCTGCCGGTGTCGAGTTCCGCGTCCGGACCGAAGAATTCCGCATGCAGCACGTTGAAGCGCGCGGCGCCGTCGCCGACCACGCGCACGAGCGGCAGCGCGTCGACGCGCGCCGCATGCGCATGCAGCCGTTCCGGCGGGAGATCGGCGCCCCAGTCGCCGCCGATCCCGCGCCATGCATCGGGCGGCAGCTTGCCGCGCGACACGAGGCTCAGCACTTCTTCGTGATTGCCGCGCACCACATGGCACCACGGGCGGTCGAGCAGCGTGAGCGTGGTTTCGGACGCGGGGCCGCGATCGACGAGATCGCCGACCGAGAACAGCCGGTCGCAAGCCGGATCGAAGCCGATGTCGTGCAGCAGCGCGCGCAGCACATCCACGCAGCCATGCAGATCGCCGACGACGAAGTCGCGGCCGGCCGCGTTCGCGGGATGGTGGCAGAGGGGGGGTGTCATCCCGATATCTTAGGCGCTCGCGGCCATCGCAACGACATGCCGGAATGGCGATAATCGGGGCGCTACCCGCCGGCGACGCGCAGCGGCCCTTCGCGCGCCGGCGGGACCTTTCCATCCGCTTTCGGAATCACACGATGACGCTTTATCCGCAGGTATTACGCAACCGGCCGCGCATGGTCGCCGCCTTCGTCGCGGGCGTGGCGTGCGCGGTGCTGCTGCCGCTCCAGTTGCGGCCGACCGCGCGCGTGCTGATCGGCTGGGATTGCACGGTCTGGCTGTATCTCGTGCTGATGTGGGTGCGCATGGTCACCGCGCATCATCACAAGGTGCGCGAAGTCGCGATCCGCGAGGACGAGAACGCGACGACCGTGCTGACCGTCATCTGCCTCGCGACGGTCGCGAGCGTCGCCGCGATCGCGATCGAGCTCGCGACCGCGAAGAGCGTCGGCTTTCGCGCGGGGCTCGGCCATTACGCGATCACGGCCGCGACGCTGTTCGGCGCGTGGTTCCTGATTCCGACGATCTTCACGCTGCACTACGCGCGGCTCTATTACGGCTCGCCGACCGGCGATCGCTGGCTGCGCTTTCCCGATCGCAACCCCGAGCCCGACTACTGGGATTTCCTGTATTTCTCGTTCACGATCGCGGTCGCGTCGCAGACGGCCGACGTGTCGCTCGCGAACCGCTCCGCGCGCCGCGCGGTGCTCGCGCAGTCGATCCTGTCGTTCTACTTCAACATGGCCGTGCTCGGGCTATCGATCAATGTCGCGGCGGGGTTGCTGAGCTGACGCGGGTTATTTCAGGAGTTCGTATGGACCGCCGCGCTCGAGCGCGCGGCGGTACGCGGGCCGCGCGTGGATCGTTTCGAGAAAGCGTGCGATCGCCGGATACCTGCCGCCGTCGCCGCGCGCCATCGCGGCTTCGAGCGGGAAGCTCATCTGGATGTCGGCCGCGCTGAAGCTGTCGCCGACGAACCAGCCCGTGCGCGTCAGCGCGCCGTCGATATGATCGAGATGCAGCGCGATCTGCGGATCGACGAAGCCCGCTTGAAGCGTCGCGGCGATCTTGCGCGCGATCGGCCGCGCGAAGAATGGCATCGGCGCATGCGCGATCCGCAACGCGACGAGCTTCAGCAGCAGCGGCGGCATTGCGGACCCTTCCGCGTAGTGCAGCCAGTACGTGTAGTCGTGCCGCTCGGGCGTGCCGCCGGGCGGCGCGAGGCGGCCGTTGCCGTGGCGTTCGACCAGGTACTCGATGATCG
Protein-coding sequences here:
- a CDS encoding ABC transporter substrate-binding protein, whose product is MKRLIAAVSIALLAVSAGPAAAKDWTTLRFGTDASYAPFESKAPDGKLVGFDIDLGNEICARLKAKCVWLENDFDGMIPALKAKKFDAVLSSMSITPQRAEQIGFTTKIYNQPTRLVVKKGSSLLPTAESLKGKSIGVEQGTTQEAYAKAYWAKQGANVVSYQNQDGVYADLTSGRLDAALQDEVQAAIGFLKSPRGAGYQFVGPELIDEKVLGIGAGIGLRKEDTDLKAKIDRAILDMVKDGTYKRLASKYFDFDIYGG
- a CDS encoding DUF1345 domain-containing protein, whose amino-acid sequence is MTLYPQVLRNRPRMVAAFVAGVACAVLLPLQLRPTARVLIGWDCTVWLYLVLMWVRMVTAHHHKVREVAIREDENATTVLTVICLATVASVAAIAIELATAKSVGFRAGLGHYAITAATLFGAWFLIPTIFTLHYARLYYGSPTGDRWLRFPDRNPEPDYWDFLYFSFTIAVASQTADVSLANRSARRAVLAQSILSFYFNMAVLGLSINVAAGLLS
- a CDS encoding glutathione S-transferase → MLTVHHLNNSRSQRVLWLLEELDVPYEIVRYARDPKTMLAPPALRAIHPLGKSPVVTDDGRTIAESGAIIEYLVERHGNGRLAPPGGTPERHDYTYWLHYAEGSAMPPLLLKLVALRIAHAPMPFFARPIARKIAATLQAGFVDPQIALHLDHIDGALTRTGWFVGDSFSAADIQMSFPLEAAMARGDGGRYPAIARFLETIHARPAYRRALERGGPYELLK
- a CDS encoding metallophosphoesterase — protein: MTPPLCHHPANAAGRDFVVGDLHGCVDVLRALLHDIGFDPACDRLFSVGDLVDRGPASETTLTLLDRPWCHVVRGNHEEVLSLVSRGKLPPDAWRGIGGDWGADLPPERLHAHAARVDALPLVRVVGDGAARFNVLHAEFFGPDAELDTGSYSHDVRERLMWGRDLVQGLADPALQAGLSLTCTGHTPVRAPQRIGAQWFIDTGAFAPSGRLTIVEPRTGDMWSLTQADARARHAGELPLP
- a CDS encoding MbcA/ParS/Xre antitoxin family protein — encoded protein: MTQPAFDPYSAPRQASVAQMSAAGLRAFFNIARDWELTIDEQIVLLGSPGRSTFFKWKAAPESARLPRDTLERLSLLLGIYKALQILLPQPAAADTWVKRPNDAAPFGGKRALDRMLAGNVGDLVAVRQYLDAMRGGWA
- a CDS encoding RES family NAD+ phosphorylase — protein: MPIEAQSWPTTVVDWAPAYRVIPTRFPAINLFDRVASAEDFDALYALESLTNDRIRNEVGTLELVPPAERRYGQGWGPIMAAFTHLNPQGSRFSDGSYGVFYCGRSRDTAIAETRYHSGLFMSATKEPPMRQQMRLYTVYAHGEVADVRTWPQRSPALLDPLDYSAGQALGRAVRHAGGAGIVYPSVRDAGGECLAAFRTTLLRDCHHAAYLEYNWNGSAIDAVFELNQVG